The following proteins come from a genomic window of Lolium rigidum isolate FL_2022 chromosome 5, APGP_CSIRO_Lrig_0.1, whole genome shotgun sequence:
- the LOC124656982 gene encoding CRS2-associated factor 2, mitochondrial-like produces the protein MLLPRKLLPWPRPRRSRDQALTSRLFRASYLSDPDDDDPPFTRIPSNPPRAPAPPPPAPKPKAQVTKIIPDEPARSDLPFDFRYSYSETDPSWRPIGFREPTRFSPFGPGRLDRPWDGVAARVDGDVGDGDARDSTREEVLGEALSEAEVAELVERYRHSDCSRQINLGKGGVTHNMLDDIHNHWRRAEAVRIKCLGVATLDMDNICFHLEDKTGGRIIYRCINILILYRGRNYDPKQRPVIPLMLWKPLAPIYPRVIQNVAEGLTFEETKELRNRGLNSPPLMKLTRNGVYVNVVEKVREAFKTLEVVRLDCSHTGTSDCKKIGVKLRDLVPCVPILFKDEQIILWRGKLDQEDSVSAHSFHEPAQH, from the exons ATGCTTCTTCCTCGCAAGCTTCTCCCATGGCCGCGCCCCAGACGGTCACGAGACCAGGCTCTAACCAGCCGCCTCTTCCGCGCCTCCTACCTCTCCGACCCGGACGACGACGACCCCCCGTTCACGCGGATCCCAAGCAACCCGCCtcgagctccggcgccgccgccgccggcaccgaagCCCAAAGCCCAGGTCACCAAGATCATCCCCGACGAGCCGGCGCGCTCCGACCTACCCTTCGACTTCCGGTACTCGTACTCGGAGACTGACCCGTCCTGGAGGCCCATCGGGTTCCGCGAGCCCACCCGGTTCTCGCCCTTCGGCCCAGGCCGCCTTGACCGGCCCTGGGACGGCGTCGCCGCGCGCGTCGACGGGGATGTCGGGGATGGAGACGCGCGTGACAGTACTAGGGAGGAGGTGCTTGGCGAGGCGCTgtcggaggcggaggtggcggagCTCGTCGAGAGGTACCGACACAGTGACTGCTCCAGGCAGATCAATTTGG GGAAAGGTGGTGTAACACATAATATGCTCGATGACATCCACAACCACTGGAGACGTGCAGAAGCCGTTAGGATCAAATGTCTTGGGGTGGCAACTCTTGACATGGACAATATATGCTTCCATCTTGAG GATAAAACAGGTGGGAGAATCATATACCGTTGCATAAATATCCTTATCCTATATCGTGGTCGGAACTATGATCCAAAACAGCGGCCTGTCATACCATTGATGTTGTGGAAGCCATTGGCTCCTATTTATCCTAGAGTCATCCAAAATGTTGCTGAAGGGTTGACTTTTGAGGAAACAAAAGAATTGAGGAATAGAGGATTGAATTCACCACCGCTTATGAAATTGA CTAGGAATGGTGTTTATGTTAATGTTGTTGAAAAAGTGAGAGAGGCCTTTAAGACTTTGGAAGTAGTGAGACTAGATTGCTCTCACACTGGTACTAGCGATTGCAAGAAAATTGGTGTGAAGCTGAGG GATTTGGTTCCATGTGTTCCTATACTGTTTAAAGATGAGCAAATTATCCTCTGGAGAGGGAAGCTAGATCAAGAGGACTCTGTTTCAGCTCATTCGTTTCATGAACCAGCCCAGCACTAG